The genomic DNA AATAGTAACCTATATGAAATTGGCCAAGGTGTCAGTCGGCTTGTTAATAAACTTCCATGTCGAGCTTTTGAAGCAAGGGATCAGAAGATTCGTTTTGTAAAATCTTCGTGCACTTGGTGGTTTTTACAGCTTGCCAACCCGAGCGTTAACCAG from bacterium includes the following:
- a CDS encoding GxxExxY protein, translating into IVTYMKLAKVSVGLLINFHVELLKQGIRRFVL